The genomic DNA GGTGGCCACTTCCTGGAGGCTCATGCGCTCCTTGATGGCGCGCTCCATGCGCACAAGACCGATGCGGTACTGGTTCTCCACCAGCTCGCCCACGGGGCGCACCCGGCGGTTGCCCAGGTGGTCGATATCGTCAGCCGGGCCATGGGAGTCCTTCAGGCGAAGGAGTTCCTTGACGGCCAGGAGAATGTCCTCGTTGGTCAGGGTGCGGATGTTGAGGTCCACCTCCTGGTTCAGGCGCGAGTTGAGCTTGTAGCGGCCCACGCTGGAGAGGTCGTAGTAGTCCGCGCTGCGGAACAGGTTCTCGAAGAAGTTGGCCGCGATCTCCGGGGTCGGCGGCGAACTGGGCCGCAGACGGCGATATATCTCGATCTGGGCGGTCTCCAGGTCTGTGGTTTTGTCGAGCAGCAGGGTGTCGCGCAGGGAGGAGGAAACGTCGAGGCCGCGGGTGTGCAGCACGTTCAGTTCCTTGATTCCGGCCTCGCGAATCCTGGTGATCATGTCCTGGGTCAGCTCATCGGCGGCCTCGGCGATGACCTCGCCGTTCTTGTCAACGATGTCTGCGGCCAGGAACAGGCCCACAAGGGTGTCGGGATCGATCTCGACGGACTTGACGCCCGCGCGCACGATCTTCTTCCAGGCGCCCCTGGTGACGGGCGTGCCCTTGGCCACCAGGATCTGATCGCCGTCCTTGATGTCGGCAAAGGCTATTTCCTTGCGGAACTGCTCAGCCACCACGGAGCGCTGCACCTTGCTCTTGAGCAGGGTGTATGATTCGATGTCGTAGTAGTATTCGAGAATGTCCGAGCGCGACAGCCCCATGGCCTTGAGCAGGATGGTGGCGGGCATCTTGCGGCGGCGGTCGATGCGGACATACAGGATGTCCTTGTGGTCGAAGTCGAAATCGAGCCAGGAGCCGCGCATCGGGATGATGCGGCTCGAGTACAGCACCTTGCGGCTGGAATGGGACTTGCCCGAATCGTGCTCGAAGATGATGCCGGGAGAGCGCTGCAACTGGTTGACGATGACACGCTCGGTGCCGTTGATGACATAGGTACCCTTGTCCGTCATCAGCGGCAGCGTGCCGAAGTATATGTCTTGTTCCTTGATGTCGCGAATGGTGCGGTTGTCCGTTTCTTCGTCCACGTCAAAAACTACGAGACGGACAGTTATACGAATGGGCGTCTCGTAGGTCAAACCCTTGGAGATGCACTCATCGACGTCGTATTTTGGCTCACCGATTTCATATTTGACGAAATCAAGGCTGGCGGTCTTGTTGAAATCTTCAATGGGAAACACGGACCGGAACACGCTCTCAAGTCCGAAATCGCCACGGCTGGCGGGCGGAGTGCCCAGCTGGAGAAACCGCTTGTAGGAATCAACCTGAAGCTCCAGCAGGTGCGGGATGGGAAGCGTGTTGACGATGTTACCGAATTTTTTTCTGAGTTGACCCATTGTACCCTCATGCATGAGTGGTTGATGGTTGGGGCGGGAAGTCGTGTGCGCACTTGCTGCCCACTGTCGGCCACAGCGGCCGCGTGGATTCGGACGCTGCGTAAAAAGGTGCTAACCATGGCCGGGATACCGGTCCCGAAGCGCATGTGGAACGGGGAAACAGGCAATCGCCTCCGCCCACAGTGCCAAAGCCCGATGGCGAAACCGATCACCCAGTGTATATAGAGACAGAGCAAAGAGCGCAACACCCTTGTCACAGGGCGAGCGCTCTTTGCCTTGTTCAGCTTAAGTGACAGAAGTTACTTGATTTCAACTTCAGCGCCGGCTTCCTTCAGCTGCTTGGCAGCGTCGTCAGCCTCGTCCTTGGAAACGGCTTCCTTGATGGCCTTGGGGGCCTCGTCGACAACGGCCTTGGCCTCTTTCAGGCCCAGGCCGGTCAGGGCGCGGACAGCCTTGATAACGGCGATCTTGTTGGCACCTGCGTTGGTCAGCATGACGGTGAACTCGGTCTGCTCCTCGGCGGCATCGGCAGCAGCGGCAGCCGGGGCGAGCATGACGGCGGCAGCCGGGGCAGCAGCCTCGACACCGAAAACGTCTTCCAGCTCTTTGATGAACTTGGACAGTTCCAGAACGGTCATGTTGCCGATGAATTCGACAACTTGCTCTTTGGTGATGTCAGCCATGATAAATTCTCCTTACGAAAGATTCGCTTTGAACCTGGTTTACGCGGCTTCCTTCTGTTCCTTGATCGCAGTCAAGGCATAGAGGAACTTGCGTTCGATGTTTGCGAACAAGCACACGAAATTGCGCGGTACGGCCTGCATTGTGCCGAGTACGGAACTCAAGAGCTCAGGCTTACTGGGCATCTTGGCAAGTTCCTTCACGCCGTCGCTGTCAAGAAAATCCCCTTCAAGAGAGCCAAAACGCAGAGCGAACTTCTTGTTCGTCCTGTCAAATTCGGCCAGCGTCTTGGCCAGGGCGACAGGATCGTCGTACCCCAGCGCAATGGCGCAGTTCTCTTTGAGGTGTTCGCTCAATTCACCGTGATCGGTATCCTTGAGAGCCAACCGGGCCAGGGTATTCTTGACGACCTGGTAGTCCACCCCGACTTCGTAGCACTTGGCGCGGAGTTGAGTGATCTCCTCCACGGTCAGTCCCTTGAAGTCGGTGACGACGGCAATGCTTGCCCGCGCAGCTTTCTTGTGCAGCTGCTCGATGATCTGGGCTTTTTCTTGCCTGTTCATCCACCACTCCTCGTCGTTCGGCCCGGAAAGCAGGTCAAAGCGTTGTCTGAGCAGGGTATTAAGGGATCACAGCCCCACCTGCCGTCTCTGACTCAACTCTCCGTGCGATTATCTACAGGACGGCCCGCAAGGGGCCGTCCGGCATTCCGTATCAGCCAGTTTAGGCTTCGATAAACTTCCTGATGGCCAGGGGGTCGATCTTCACGCCAGGGCCCATGGTCGTAGCAACTGCCATGGCCTTCATGTAAGTGCCTTTGGCGCTGGAGGGCTTCATGCGCATGATCTGGGCCAGCAGCGTCTTCAGGTTCTCACACAGCTTCTCGGTGCCAAAGGAGACCTTGCCGATGGGTGCATGCAGCACACCGGCCTTGTCCACCTTGAACTCGACCTTGCCCGCCTTGAGCTCTGACACGGCCTTGACCACATCCATGGTCACAGTGCCGGTCTTGGCGTTGGGCATCAGGCCGCGCGGTCCGAGCAGACGCCCGATCTTGCCGACCAGGGCCATCATGTCCGGGGTGGCGACGGCCTTGTCGAAATCGAGCCAGCCGCCCTGGATCTTCTCAACCAGGTCGTCTGACCCGGCGTAGTCGGCTCCGGCGGCCTTGGCCTCGGCAATCTTCTCGGACTTGCAGAAAACTACCACGCGCACATCCTTGCCAAGCCCATTGGGCAGGCTGACGGCGCCTCTGATCATCTGATCCGAATACTTGGGATCAACGCCGAGGTTGATGGCAACGTCCACGGTCTCGTCGAACTTGGCGAAGGCGCCTTCGATGGCGGTCTTCACGCCTTCCTCGACCTGCACGCGCAGGTTCGTGTCCCTGTCGCCGACGGCGTTGCGGAATTTCTTTCCTTGCTTGGGCATTTGGTATTTCCTCTCTAGCCTTTGACTTCAAGACCCATGCTACGGGCAGTTCCCTCGATCTGCAGCATGGCCTTTGCGATGTCATTGGCGTTCAGGTCCGGCATCTTCATTTCGGCAATTTCGCGGATCTGGGCCTTGGTGACCTTGCCGACTTTTTCCTTGTTGGGCACACCGGACCCTTTCTCCAGCTTGGCGGCCTTGAGCAGCAGCACGGCAGCGGGCGGGGTCTTGGTGATGAAGTCAAAGGAGCGGTCTGCGAAGACCGTGATGACAACCGGGATTATAAGTCCCTTCTGTTCCTGCGTCCTGGCGTTGAACGTCTTGCAGAACTCCATGATGTTCACGCCATGCTGACCCAGCGCCGGACCGACCGGCGGGGAGGGGTTGGCGCTCCCGGCGGGAATCTGCAGTTTGATCTTTCCGATTTCTTTCTTGGCCATTGTATTCCTCGATGAGAAATTTCGCTGTTGCGAGTATTTCCAGGTTACCCTTTGTCCACCTGGACAAAATCAAGCTCCACCGGAGTCTGACGCCCAAAGATGGAGACGGAAACCTTGAGTTTTCCCTTGTCGTAATTGACTTCTTCCACAACACCGTTGAAACCGCTGAAGGGGCCGTCAATGACCCGAACCTCGTCTCCGCGTTCAAAATTGAACTTGGGACGCGGCTTTTCCTGGCGGCTCTCCATCATGTTGAGAATATTCTCCGCCTCGCTGTCACGCATGGGGGTGGGCCGGTTTTTGCCGCCCACAAAGCCGGTGACACGCGGGATGGACTGTATCAGATGCCAGGTGTCATCAGTCAAGGTCATCTTGATCATGATGTAGCCGGGATAGAACTTCCTGGTGGAAGTCTTGCGCTCCCCCTTGACCATCTCGACGACCTTCTCGGTGGGCATGACTACTTCCTCGATGAGGCCCTTGTCCTGCCCGGTCCGCATCATCTCCCTGACGGTCTGCTCCACGCGCTGTTCAAACCCTGAGTAGGTGTGAACGATGTACCAGCGTGTGCGGGGTGCTGCTTGTTCCAATGTGGCATCCATGTTTGATCCAGCCTTTGCTCAAGAGCTAGGGACTTAGGACAGTATGGCCTCGACGATCTTGGAGAGCGCCAGGTCAACAATGCCCAGGTAAAGAGCCACGACCAGGCTGACAATCAGCACGGCGACGCATGTGGTGATGGTCTCCTTGCGGGTCGGCCAGACAACCTTCTTGATCTCGACTTTGGACTCCTCAAGGAATTCGATGAACTCCCTGACCTTTCCGACCGGACCGGCTGCTATCGCCGTGGAGGGCTGCTTTTCGGCAGCAGTCTTGCCTTTTTTCTTGGCCATAACTTCTTTTCCCAAATTATTGAGCGGGTCGCGAAGCCTTGTCCTTGCTGGTCAAGGCCCCGTAACGCCCGCTTGCAAAAAACAGAGTTGGCAGGGGTAGAGGGATTCGAACCCCCAGCATCCGGTTTTGGAGACCGGCGTTCTAGCCGTTGGAACTATACCCCTGCTCTATCGAACCTACTTGGTCTCTCTGTGGACGGTGTGCTTCTTGTCCCAGGGACAATACTTGCTCACTTCCAGGCGACCGGTAGTATTCTTCTTGTTTTTCTGCGTCGCGTAGTTCTTACGCTTGCACTCGGTGCACTGCAGCTGAATGTTGATGCGCATGTGCTACTCCACGATCTCGGTGACGACACCAGCGCCAACGGTGCGGCCGCCTTCGCGGATGGCGAAACGCAGGCCGGATTCCATGGCGATGGGCGCGATGAGATCGACGTTGAAGGTGGCGTTATCGCCGGGCATGACCATCTCGACACCCTCTTCCAGAGTGACGACACCGGTGATGTCGGTCGTGCGGAAGTAGAACTGCGGGCGGTAGCCGGAGAAGAACGGGGTGTGGCGTCCGCCCTCGTCCTTGGAGAGGACGTAGACCTCGGCCTTGAACTTGGTGTGCGGGGTGATGGAACCGGGCTTGGCAGCAACCTGGCCGCGCTCGACTTCCTCACGCTTCACGCCGCGGATCAGCAGACCGACGTTGTCGCCAGCCTGGCCCTGGTCGAGGATCTTGCGGAACATCTCGACACCTGTGCAGGTGGTCTTGATGGTGTCCTTGATGCCGATGATGGCGATTTCCTCGCCGACCTTGACAACACCGCGCTCAATGCGGCCAGTGATGACAGTGCCGCGACCGGAGATGGAGAAAACGTCCTCGACCGGCATGAGGAAAGGCATGTCGATATCGCGCTTGGGCTCCGGGATGTAGGAGTCGCAGGCGGCGAGCAGCTCGTAGATGGGCTTGGCGTCCGGATCATCGACGCTCTCGCACTCCAGGGCCTTCAGGGCGGAGCCGAGGATGACCGGGATGTCGTCGCCGGGGAACTCGTACTTGCTCAGCAGCTCGCGGACTTCCAGCTCGACCAGCTCCAGCAGTTCCTCGTCGTCGACCATGTCGCACTTGTTGAGGAAGACGACCATGGCGGGCACGCCGACCTGACGGGCGAGCAGGATGTGCTCACGGGTCTGGGGCATGGGACCGTCGGTGGCGGCGCAGACCAGGATCGCGCCGTCCATCTGGGCGGCACCGGTGATCATGTTCTTGATGTAGTCGGCGTGACCGGGGCAGTCCACGTGTGCATAGTGGCGGTTCTCGGTCTCGTACTCGACGTGAGCGGTGGCGATGGTGATACCGCGCTCTTTTTCCTCGGGCGCCTTGTCGATCTGGTCGAAGGCAACGTACTCACCAAACCCCTTGAGGAAGGCGAGCTTGGTGATGGCGGCGGTCAGCGTGGTCTTGCCATGGTCGATGTGACCGATGGTACCGATGTTGACGTGCGGCTTGCTACGCAGAAATTTTGCTTTTCCCATTGTGATCCCCCTAACTAAAAGTTGTGTAGGTTTTTTATTACTTTAAATACTAAGCTAACACGGCATGAACTATGGAGCCCACGACCGGATTTGAACCGGTGACCTCATCCTTACCAAGGATGTGCTCTACCTGCTGAGCTACGTGGGCAAACGAGCCCACGCTTGTATATAGGAGTATGGATGGACAACGGCAGTGCTAGAGTAATGGAGCGGGAAACGGGACTCGAACCCGCAACCCTCAGCTTGGAAGGCTGATGCTCTAGCCAATTGAGCTATTCCCGCTCACTCTCCGTAGTCCATCAGCAGTTCTGAACTGCCTCCTACAGCGCGGCTTATAAAAAATCTGGTGGTGGGGGGAGGATTTGAACCTCCGAAGTCGTACGACGACAGATTTACAGTCTGTTCCCTTTGGCCACTCGGGAACCCCACCATTGTGTCTTTGGAGCTGGCGATGGGACTTGAACCCGCAACCGGCTGATTACAAATCAGCTGCTCTACCAA from Pseudodesulfovibrio aespoeensis Aspo-2 includes the following:
- the rplL gene encoding 50S ribosomal protein L7/L12, with amino-acid sequence MADITKEQVVEFIGNMTVLELSKFIKELEDVFGVEAAAPAAAVMLAPAAAAADAAEEQTEFTVMLTNAGANKIAVIKAVRALTGLGLKEAKAVVDEAPKAIKEAVSKDEADDAAKQLKEAGAEVEIK
- the rplJ gene encoding 50S ribosomal protein L10, with translation MNRQEKAQIIEQLHKKAARASIAVVTDFKGLTVEEITQLRAKCYEVGVDYQVVKNTLARLALKDTDHGELSEHLKENCAIALGYDDPVALAKTLAEFDRTNKKFALRFGSLEGDFLDSDGVKELAKMPSKPELLSSVLGTMQAVPRNFVCLFANIERKFLYALTAIKEQKEAA
- the rplA gene encoding 50S ribosomal protein L1, which encodes MPKQGKKFRNAVGDRDTNLRVQVEEGVKTAIEGAFAKFDETVDVAINLGVDPKYSDQMIRGAVSLPNGLGKDVRVVVFCKSEKIAEAKAAGADYAGSDDLVEKIQGGWLDFDKAVATPDMMALVGKIGRLLGPRGLMPNAKTGTVTMDVVKAVSELKAGKVEFKVDKAGVLHAPIGKVSFGTEKLCENLKTLLAQIMRMKPSSAKGTYMKAMAVATTMGPGVKIDPLAIRKFIEA
- the rplK gene encoding 50S ribosomal protein L11, which encodes MAKKEIGKIKLQIPAGSANPSPPVGPALGQHGVNIMEFCKTFNARTQEQKGLIIPVVITVFADRSFDFITKTPPAAVLLLKAAKLEKGSGVPNKEKVGKVTKAQIREIAEMKMPDLNANDIAKAMLQIEGTARSMGLEVKG
- the nusG gene encoding transcription termination/antitermination protein NusG, with product MDATLEQAAPRTRWYIVHTYSGFEQRVEQTVREMMRTGQDKGLIEEVVMPTEKVVEMVKGERKTSTRKFYPGYIMIKMTLTDDTWHLIQSIPRVTGFVGGKNRPTPMRDSEAENILNMMESRQEKPRPKFNFERGDEVRVIDGPFSGFNGVVEEVNYDKGKLKVSVSIFGRQTPVELDFVQVDKG
- the secE gene encoding preprotein translocase subunit SecE produces the protein MAKKKGKTAAEKQPSTAIAAGPVGKVREFIEFLEESKVEIKKVVWPTRKETITTCVAVLIVSLVVALYLGIVDLALSKIVEAILS
- the rpmG gene encoding 50S ribosomal protein L33, with the protein product MRINIQLQCTECKRKNYATQKNKKNTTGRLEVSKYCPWDKKHTVHRETK
- the tuf gene encoding elongation factor Tu, with the translated sequence MGKAKFLRSKPHVNIGTIGHIDHGKTTLTAAITKLAFLKGFGEYVAFDQIDKAPEEKERGITIATAHVEYETENRHYAHVDCPGHADYIKNMITGAAQMDGAILVCAATDGPMPQTREHILLARQVGVPAMVVFLNKCDMVDDEELLELVELEVRELLSKYEFPGDDIPVILGSALKALECESVDDPDAKPIYELLAACDSYIPEPKRDIDMPFLMPVEDVFSISGRGTVITGRIERGVVKVGEEIAIIGIKDTIKTTCTGVEMFRKILDQGQAGDNVGLLIRGVKREEVERGQVAAKPGSITPHTKFKAEVYVLSKDEGGRHTPFFSGYRPQFYFRTTDITGVVTLEEGVEMVMPGDNATFNVDLIAPIAMESGLRFAIREGGRTVGAGVVTEIVE